The Sphingomicrobium sp. genome has a window encoding:
- a CDS encoding N-acetylmuramoyl-L-alanine amidase, translating into MERVGRRGLIAGAGLLVLVGGGAALSLTSRSGAAAQSSLTVNVPPPVSDRIYAAPQARGRPIVVLDAGHGGHDPGATSVSGQVSEKDLTLELARELRDKLVERGRVRVAMTRDGDRYLLLDDRAAVARRLNAAMFVSLHMDSAPNPLARGATVYSLSDVASDAEAARVAAAENAGARTDARAGTVEAALADLATQSQMAASAGLASRLVSRSAGRFGLRPDPHRFAAFHVLRRAEAPAVLFEAGYISNADDEVLLRSPDQRAKMVLALAQAIEADVAAHARR; encoded by the coding sequence ATGGAACGGGTGGGCAGACGAGGGCTGATCGCCGGAGCCGGGCTGCTCGTCCTCGTGGGCGGGGGCGCGGCGCTGTCGCTGACCAGCCGCAGCGGCGCTGCCGCGCAATCCAGCCTTACGGTGAATGTGCCGCCGCCCGTCAGCGACCGCATCTATGCGGCGCCGCAAGCGCGCGGACGTCCGATTGTCGTGCTCGACGCGGGCCATGGCGGCCACGACCCCGGAGCGACGAGTGTCTCGGGCCAGGTGAGCGAAAAGGATTTGACGCTCGAGCTTGCCCGTGAGCTTCGCGACAAGCTGGTCGAACGGGGCCGGGTTCGCGTCGCGATGACTCGCGATGGCGACCGTTATCTGCTCCTCGACGACCGGGCAGCGGTTGCGCGCCGGCTCAACGCGGCGATGTTCGTGTCGCTGCACATGGACAGCGCGCCCAATCCGCTCGCTCGCGGTGCTACGGTATATTCGTTGTCCGACGTCGCTTCCGATGCCGAAGCCGCACGCGTCGCGGCGGCGGAAAATGCCGGCGCCCGGACCGATGCTCGCGCGGGCACCGTCGAGGCTGCACTGGCCGACCTCGCTACGCAGTCGCAGATGGCCGCGTCGGCGGGTCTTGCGTCGCGGCTCGTCAGTCGTTCAGCGGGGCGTTTTGGCCTGCGCCCGGACCCGCACCGGTTTGCGGCCTTCCACGTCCTTCGGCGCGCCGAAGCGCCCGCCGTGTTGTTCGAGGCGGGCTATATCAGCAACGCCGACGATGAAGTGCTCCTTCGCTCGCCCGATCAGCGCGCGAAGATGGTGCTTGCGCTTGCCCAGGCGATCGAAGCCGACGTTGCGGCGCACGCGCGTCGCTAA
- a CDS encoding PBP1A family penicillin-binding protein → MNSEPLTVPRRRSPDLVAFNRRVRDRLDPLWAHKWVRWLVWLFAGGLLLFAAMWVYFASGLPSSQTLLAYQAPLPTNVRGYNGDPIQTFARERRVELSYDEYPPLVLQAFISAEDKGFFSHHGIDIPGLIGAVADFTAKSVTGGGRAKGGSTITQQVAKYLLKDDTYSVGRKAREAILAFRLEDTLSKQQILEIYLNSIFLGRNAYGVQAASRAYFDKDVNELTLPQAAYLAVLPKAPANYDPVRATQRALDRRNYVLREMYRNGYISEAQWEEAAATSLGTIRYGSNEKFVQQGGYFMEEVRRELIKRFGEDADNGSNSLYAGGLWVRSSMDPKMQDPAAEALRDGLVKFGGGTAWADTGLSVHVDKDWAGQLDRAPVGTGYPDWIKAVVLSKAGGAATIGFKNGTTGTLPASGASMPIRGVGGAAFGALKPGMVIIVKESSPGTYALRSVPKISGGMLVEEVKTGRVLAMQGGFDVLGSSYNRATQALRQPGSTFKPIVYVTALENGMTPSTILVDAPYCVWQGAGLGQKCFVNFDRRSAGPHTLRWGVEQSRNLMTVRAASAVGIPKVTDTARKLGVGDYDNYLSIALGAGDTTVARLVNAYAILANQGRSVKPTFIDYVSDRNGKVIYRADDRCAVMGTCNARDYNGGAMPRPPSRTRQVLNPMAAFQMVHVMEGVIERGTATVLRDLDRPLFGKTGTTNGPTNVWFVGGTPDIVAGVYVGYDNPKPMGGWAQGGRISAPIWKQWAKVALKDAPKTPFVAPKGIRWVRVDRASGKPVFGTFPTTEDPKSGVIWEAFQPQTDVVERGRSSMGDPYGPQYLSLWQEAARAAAQPRPEESSDEPAPVPAPRRRPRPPVATAPEPQAQPGNLPTQNAL, encoded by the coding sequence ATGAATTCCGAGCCGCTGACCGTCCCCCGCCGCCGATCCCCGGACCTCGTCGCCTTCAACCGGAGGGTGCGTGACCGGCTCGACCCCTTGTGGGCGCACAAATGGGTGCGGTGGCTGGTGTGGCTTTTCGCCGGCGGACTTCTCCTGTTTGCCGCAATGTGGGTCTATTTCGCGAGCGGCCTTCCGTCGTCCCAAACCCTGCTCGCCTACCAGGCGCCGCTGCCCACCAATGTCCGCGGCTATAACGGCGACCCGATCCAGACCTTCGCCCGCGAGCGGCGGGTCGAGCTGTCCTACGACGAATATCCGCCGCTCGTTCTCCAGGCCTTCATTTCCGCCGAGGACAAAGGCTTCTTCAGCCATCACGGGATCGACATTCCGGGCCTGATCGGCGCCGTCGCCGACTTCACCGCGAAGAGCGTAACCGGCGGCGGCCGCGCGAAAGGCGGTTCGACGATCACCCAGCAGGTCGCCAAATATCTGCTGAAGGACGACACCTACAGCGTCGGCCGTAAGGCCCGTGAGGCGATCCTGGCCTTCCGGCTGGAGGACACGCTTTCGAAGCAGCAGATCCTGGAGATCTACCTCAATTCCATCTTCCTCGGGCGTAATGCTTACGGCGTACAGGCCGCATCACGCGCTTATTTTGACAAGGACGTCAACGAGCTGACGCTGCCGCAGGCCGCATATCTCGCGGTGCTTCCGAAGGCGCCGGCCAATTACGACCCGGTCCGGGCCACGCAGCGTGCACTCGACCGCCGCAACTATGTCCTCCGCGAAATGTACCGCAACGGCTACATTAGCGAGGCGCAGTGGGAAGAGGCCGCCGCGACGTCGCTCGGCACCATCCGCTACGGCAGCAATGAAAAGTTCGTGCAGCAGGGCGGCTACTTCATGGAAGAAGTCCGGCGCGAGCTGATCAAGAGGTTCGGCGAGGATGCCGACAACGGCTCCAATAGCCTCTATGCCGGCGGCCTGTGGGTTCGTTCGTCGATGGACCCGAAGATGCAGGATCCGGCCGCCGAGGCGCTGCGCGACGGGCTCGTGAAATTCGGCGGCGGCACCGCATGGGCCGACACCGGGCTCAGCGTCCATGTCGACAAGGACTGGGCGGGGCAGCTCGACCGGGCGCCCGTCGGTACCGGCTATCCCGACTGGATCAAGGCCGTGGTGCTGTCGAAGGCCGGCGGCGCGGCGACGATCGGCTTCAAGAATGGCACGACCGGCACGCTGCCCGCATCGGGCGCGTCGATGCCGATCCGCGGGGTCGGCGGCGCAGCCTTCGGCGCGCTCAAGCCGGGCATGGTGATCATCGTCAAGGAAAGCTCGCCCGGCACCTATGCTCTGCGATCGGTGCCGAAGATTTCGGGCGGCATGCTGGTCGAGGAGGTGAAGACCGGGCGCGTCCTTGCGATGCAGGGCGGATTCGACGTTCTCGGGTCGAGCTATAATCGTGCGACGCAGGCCCTTCGCCAGCCGGGTTCGACGTTCAAGCCGATCGTCTACGTGACCGCACTCGAAAACGGCATGACCCCGTCGACCATCCTCGTCGATGCGCCTTATTGCGTCTGGCAGGGCGCCGGCCTCGGCCAGAAGTGCTTCGTCAACTTCGACCGCCGTTCGGCGGGCCCCCACACGCTGCGCTGGGGTGTCGAGCAGTCGCGCAACTTGATGACCGTTCGCGCCGCATCGGCAGTCGGCATTCCGAAGGTCACGGACACTGCCCGCAAGCTCGGCGTCGGCGACTATGACAATTATCTCTCGATCGCGCTCGGCGCCGGCGACACCACGGTCGCGCGGCTCGTCAACGCTTATGCGATCCTGGCCAATCAGGGCCGGTCGGTGAAGCCGACGTTCATCGATTATGTTTCCGACCGCAATGGCAAGGTCATCTACCGCGCCGACGACCGCTGCGCCGTCATGGGGACCTGCAATGCGCGGGACTACAATGGCGGGGCGATGCCGCGCCCGCCGAGCCGCACGCGGCAGGTCCTCAACCCGATGGCGGCGTTCCAGATGGTCCACGTCATGGAAGGCGTGATCGAGCGCGGCACCGCGACCGTCCTCCGCGACCTCGACCGCCCGCTGTTCGGCAAGACCGGCACCACCAACGGCCCGACCAATGTGTGGTTCGTCGGCGGGACGCCGGACATCGTTGCCGGCGTCTATGTCGGATACGACAACCCCAAGCCGATGGGCGGCTGGGCGCAGGGCGGACGCATCTCGGCGCCGATCTGGAAGCAGTGGGCGAAGGTTGCGCTGAAGGATGCGCCGAAGACGCCGTTCGTCGCGCCCAAGGGCATTCGCTGGGTGCGCGTCGACCGGGCGAGCGGAAAGCCGGTGTTCGGCACCTTCCCAACGACCGAGGACCCGAAGTCGGGCGTGATCTGGGAGGCATTCCAGCCGCAGACGGATGTCGTCGAACGCGGGCGCAGCTCGATGGGCGACCCTTATGGTCCGCAATATCTGTCGCTGTGGCAGGAAGCGGCCCGCGCTGCGGCCCAGCCGAGGCCTGAGGAAAGCTCCGACGAGCCCGCGCCGGTGCCCGCACCGCGGCGGAGGCCCCGACCGCCGGTCGCCACCGCGCCTGAACCTCAGGCGCAGCCTGGCAACTTGCCAACTCAGAACGCGCTCTAG
- the prfB gene encoding peptide chain release factor 2, which yields MRAEAQAHIDQINAATALLRRFLDWDRALKRLDELNAKVEDSTLWDDPKAAQDVMRERRRLEEAIGATRTLERELADTSELIELAESEGDDALVDDAIRSLGELAERAEKDKVAALLAGEADPNNAYVEINAGAGGTESQDWAEMLLRMYTRWGERHGMKVEMIDHHSGEQAGIKSATILVKGENAYGNLKTESGVHRLVRISPYDANARRHTSFSSVWVYPEVDDDIDIQINEAELRIDTYRASGAGGQHVNTTDSAVRITHIPTGIVVACQNERSQHKNRASAFKQLKARLYEAELQKREAEANAANAAKTDIGWGHQIRSYVLQPYQLVKDLRTGVTSTAPGDVLDGDLDRFMAAALSQRVTGETVEVEDVE from the coding sequence ATGCGCGCCGAAGCGCAGGCCCATATCGACCAGATCAATGCCGCGACTGCGCTGCTGCGCCGGTTCCTCGACTGGGACCGGGCGCTCAAGCGCCTCGACGAGCTGAACGCCAAAGTCGAGGATTCAACGCTCTGGGACGATCCCAAGGCGGCGCAGGACGTCATGCGCGAGCGGCGGCGCCTCGAGGAAGCGATCGGTGCGACGCGGACGCTCGAGCGGGAGCTGGCGGACACGTCCGAGTTGATCGAGCTTGCCGAGAGCGAAGGCGACGATGCGCTGGTCGATGACGCAATCCGCAGCCTCGGCGAACTGGCGGAGCGCGCCGAGAAGGACAAGGTCGCCGCGCTGCTCGCCGGCGAGGCCGATCCCAACAACGCTTATGTCGAGATCAACGCCGGCGCCGGCGGCACCGAGAGCCAGGACTGGGCCGAGATGCTGCTGCGCATGTATACGCGCTGGGGCGAGCGGCACGGAATGAAGGTCGAGATGATCGATCACCATTCGGGCGAGCAGGCGGGGATCAAGTCCGCGACAATCCTCGTCAAAGGCGAGAACGCCTACGGCAATCTGAAGACGGAGAGCGGCGTCCACCGGCTGGTCCGGATCAGCCCGTATGACGCCAACGCCCGCCGCCACACCAGCTTTTCCAGCGTCTGGGTCTATCCGGAAGTCGACGACGACATCGACATCCAGATCAATGAAGCCGAACTGCGCATCGATACCTATCGCGCGTCCGGCGCTGGCGGGCAGCACGTCAACACCACCGACAGCGCGGTGCGGATCACGCACATTCCGACCGGGATCGTCGTCGCCTGCCAGAACGAGCGATCGCAGCACAAGAACCGCGCCTCCGCGTTCAAGCAGCTGAAGGCGCGGCTTTATGAGGCAGAGCTTCAGAAGCGGGAGGCGGAGGCCAATGCCGCCAATGCGGCAAAGACCGACATCGGCTGGGGTCACCAGATCCGGTCTTACGTGCTGCAGCCGTATCAGCTGGTGAAGGATCTGCGCACCGGGGTGACTTCGACAGCGCCAGGTGACGTGCTCGACGGCGACCTCGATCGCTTCATGGCCGCAGCCTTGTCGCAGCGCGTGACTGGTGAAACCGTCGAGGTCGAGGATGTGGAATAG
- a CDS encoding class I SAM-dependent methyltransferase, protein MWNRAAALSALLLLISCRSEPDEPQFPAAKRDVAPIVSDRFSTEDARDRRGEAEEVMQLAGVSPGMWVADVGAGEGYYAVRLARMVGPKGRVLAEDIVEDVTANLGERVSRERLDNVAIRLGTAENPMLPARSFHRVFLVHMYHEVTSPYAFLWHLRDGLKPNGEIVVVDADRPIARHGTPPQQLKCEFAAVGLAPTRFAMLSGGEAYFMAFRAAAPRPEPGAIKPCRD, encoded by the coding sequence ATGTGGAATAGAGCCGCGGCGCTTAGTGCGCTGCTGCTGCTGATTTCCTGCCGTTCGGAGCCCGACGAGCCGCAATTTCCGGCCGCGAAGCGCGACGTCGCGCCGATCGTCAGCGACCGCTTTTCGACCGAAGATGCACGCGACCGCCGCGGAGAAGCGGAGGAGGTCATGCAGCTTGCCGGCGTTTCGCCGGGCATGTGGGTCGCGGATGTCGGGGCAGGCGAGGGCTATTATGCCGTGCGGCTGGCGCGGATGGTCGGTCCGAAGGGTAGGGTGCTCGCCGAGGACATCGTCGAGGATGTCACCGCGAATCTGGGCGAGAGGGTGTCGCGCGAGCGGCTCGACAATGTCGCAATCCGCCTCGGCACGGCCGAGAACCCGATGCTGCCGGCGCGCTCCTTCCACCGGGTTTTCCTCGTCCATATGTATCACGAGGTGACGTCCCCTTACGCCTTCCTCTGGCACCTTCGCGATGGATTAAAGCCGAATGGCGAGATCGTCGTCGTCGACGCCGACCGCCCGATCGCCCGCCACGGAACGCCGCCGCAGCAACTGAAGTGCGAGTTTGCGGCCGTTGGACTCGCGCCCACGCGGTTCGCGATGCTGAGCGGTGGCGAGGCTTATTTCATGGCGTTCCGCGCCGCAGCGCCGCGTCCCGAGCCCGGCGCCATCAAGCCATGCAGGGACTAA
- a CDS encoding JAB domain-containing protein — MRYQRVESPQKLDGPEAARDFFSGCFADQDSGRESLWVAHLDEEARCVQLTRHEGDRTGIEFPLRKIIVDAARNNSAAILLAHNHPSGDPTPSQSDMRATRELATAARALGCEIADHLVFGSGDCTSLRALGYL; from the coding sequence GTGCGGTATCAGCGTGTCGAATCCCCGCAGAAGCTGGACGGACCGGAAGCGGCCCGCGATTTCTTCTCGGGCTGCTTCGCCGACCAAGACTCTGGCAGGGAGAGTCTGTGGGTGGCGCACCTCGATGAAGAGGCGCGCTGCGTCCAGCTCACCCGTCATGAGGGCGATCGTACCGGGATCGAGTTCCCGCTGCGCAAAATTATCGTCGATGCGGCGCGCAACAACAGCGCCGCGATCCTCCTCGCCCACAATCATCCGAGCGGCGATCCGACACCCAGCCAGTCCGACATGCGCGCCACGCGGGAGCTCGCCACCGCGGCCCGCGCGCTGGGATGCGAAATCGCCGACCACCTCGTGTTCGGAAGCGGCGACTGCACTAGCTTGAGGGCTTTAGGCTACCTTTAG
- the rpoB gene encoding DNA-directed RNA polymerase subunit beta, with protein MATKAIDAPRNTSSGAKTKQRRIRKIFGNIHEISDMPNLIEVQRESYEQFLRSDPKTGYVSGLEKTLRSVFPIVDFAGTAHLDFDHYELEEPKYDTDECRQRGLTYAAPMRVTLRLTTFEIDPETEAKSVIDIKEQDVYMGDMPLMTMNGTFIINGTERVIVSQMHRSPGVLFDHDRGKTHASGKYLFAARVIPYRGSWLDFEFDAKDIVNVRIDRKRKLPVTALLHALGMTSEEILNQFYNRVTYTRGKNGWQIPYSAESWRGQKPNHEVVDADTGEVIFKANEKISPRLANKAAKDGLQNVIIPTEEIFGRYSAYDLINEKTGEIYIEAGDEVSEENLAKLDAAGVKTLELLDIDFVNTGPWIRNTLKADKSEDGDSALADIYRVMRPGEPPTRETADALFYGLFFDPERYDLSAVGRVKLNMRLGLDAEDTVTTLRKEDILAVVQELVNLKDGKGDIDDIDNLANRRVRSVGELLENQYRVGLLRMERAVKERMSSVDVSTVMPNDLINAKPAVAAVREFFGSSQLSQFMDQTNPLSEVTHKRRVSALGPGGLTRERAGFEVRDVHPTHYGRICPIETPEGPNIGLINSLASFSRVNKYGFIETPYRKVVDGKVTDEVVYLSAMEEAKHTIAQANAELTAEGGFGEEIVSARRNGDFLMAPRDQITLMDVSPKQLVSVAASLIPFLENDDANRALMGSNMQRQAVPLLQAEAPLVGTGMEETVARDSGAAIAARRPGVVDQVDATRIVVRVMGDLKPGESGVDIYTLMKFQRSNQNTCINQRPLVKVGDTVDAGEIIADGPSTQFGELALGRNVLVAFMPWNGYNYEDSILISERIVKDDVFTSIHIEEFEVMARDTKLGPEDITRDIPNVGEEALRNLDEAGIVYIGAEVEPGDILVGKITPKGESPMTPEEKLLRAIFGEKASDVRDTSLRLPPGVAGTVVEVRVFNRHGIDIDDRTRAIQTEEKERLKKDADDERAILNRATFSRLKEMLLGQTATAAPKSIKKGSTIDDAALEATERHDWWKIAVKDDGRQADIEALKAQYDEAVNVITGRYQDRVGKLEAGDELPPGVLKMVKVFVAVKRKLQPGDKMAGRHGNKGVISRILPIEDMPFLEDGTHADIVLNPLGVPSRMNVGQIFETHLGWASRGLGRQIQEMLEGIHDRGKDVAGKDAKELRAKLKDVYGDNYAAEIDARDDNGVLELASNLTAGVPMGTPVFDGAREADVSAMLEKAGLNTSGQVTLYDGRTGNPFDRKVTVGYIYMLKLHHLVDDKIHARSIGPYSLVTQQPLGGKAQFGGQRFGEMEVWALQAYGAAYTLQEMLTVKSDDVIGRTKVYEAIVKGDDTFEAGIPESFNVLVKEMRSLGLNVELDSVEDEDGEAPTALAAE; from the coding sequence ATGGCCACCAAAGCGATCGACGCACCCCGGAACACCTCGAGCGGGGCGAAGACCAAGCAGCGGCGCATCCGCAAGATCTTCGGCAACATCCACGAAATTTCCGACATGCCGAACCTGATCGAGGTTCAGCGCGAGAGCTACGAGCAGTTCCTGCGCTCGGATCCGAAGACCGGCTATGTGTCGGGCCTGGAAAAGACCCTGCGTTCGGTGTTCCCGATCGTCGATTTCGCCGGCACGGCGCACCTCGACTTCGACCATTATGAGCTCGAAGAGCCGAAGTACGACACCGACGAGTGCCGCCAGCGCGGCCTGACCTATGCCGCGCCGATGCGCGTCACCCTGCGCCTGACCACGTTTGAGATCGATCCCGAGACCGAGGCCAAGTCGGTGATCGATATCAAGGAGCAGGACGTCTACATGGGCGACATGCCGCTCATGACGATGAACGGCACCTTCATCATCAACGGCACCGAGCGCGTGATCGTCAGCCAGATGCACCGCTCGCCGGGCGTCTTGTTCGACCATGACCGCGGCAAGACCCACGCCAGCGGCAAGTATCTCTTCGCAGCGCGCGTGATCCCGTACCGCGGCAGCTGGCTCGACTTCGAATTTGACGCCAAGGACATCGTCAACGTCCGCATCGACCGCAAGCGCAAGCTGCCGGTCACAGCTCTTCTCCACGCGCTCGGCATGACCAGCGAGGAGATCCTCAACCAGTTCTACAACCGCGTGACCTACACCCGCGGCAAGAACGGCTGGCAGATCCCGTACAGTGCGGAGTCCTGGCGCGGCCAGAAGCCGAACCACGAGGTCGTCGATGCCGACACCGGCGAGGTGATCTTCAAGGCTAATGAGAAGATCAGCCCCCGGCTCGCCAACAAGGCGGCCAAGGACGGCCTGCAGAACGTCATCATCCCGACCGAGGAAATCTTCGGCCGCTATTCGGCCTATGACCTCATCAACGAGAAGACCGGCGAGATCTACATCGAGGCCGGCGACGAAGTGAGCGAGGAGAATCTCGCCAAGCTCGATGCGGCGGGCGTCAAAACGCTCGAGCTTCTCGACATCGATTTCGTGAATACGGGCCCGTGGATCCGCAACACGCTGAAGGCGGACAAGAGCGAGGACGGCGACAGCGCGCTGGCCGACATCTATCGCGTCATGCGCCCTGGCGAACCGCCGACGCGCGAGACCGCGGACGCGCTCTTCTACGGCCTGTTCTTCGATCCGGAGCGCTACGACCTTTCCGCCGTCGGCCGCGTCAAGCTCAACATGCGCCTCGGCCTCGATGCCGAGGACACGGTGACGACGCTGCGCAAGGAAGACATCCTCGCCGTCGTCCAGGAGCTGGTGAACCTCAAGGACGGCAAGGGCGACATCGACGATATCGATAACCTCGCCAACCGCCGCGTCCGCTCGGTCGGCGAGCTGCTGGAGAACCAATATCGCGTCGGCCTCCTCCGCATGGAGCGTGCGGTCAAGGAGCGCATGAGCAGCGTCGACGTGTCGACGGTCATGCCGAACGACCTGATCAACGCCAAGCCGGCGGTTGCCGCGGTGCGTGAATTCTTCGGCTCGTCGCAGCTGTCGCAGTTCATGGATCAGACCAACCCGCTGTCGGAAGTCACCCACAAGCGCCGCGTGTCGGCGCTCGGGCCGGGCGGCCTCACTCGTGAGCGCGCCGGCTTCGAAGTCCGCGACGTCCACCCGACGCACTATGGCCGTATCTGCCCGATCGAAACGCCGGAAGGCCCGAACATCGGCCTGATCAACAGCCTCGCCAGCTTCAGCCGCGTCAACAAGTACGGCTTCATCGAGACGCCGTACCGAAAGGTCGTGGACGGCAAGGTGACCGACGAGGTTGTCTACCTCTCGGCGATGGAAGAAGCGAAGCACACGATCGCGCAGGCGAACGCCGAGCTGACGGCCGAAGGCGGCTTCGGCGAAGAAATCGTCTCGGCCCGCCGCAACGGCGACTTCCTGATGGCTCCGCGCGATCAGATCACCCTGATGGACGTCAGCCCCAAGCAGCTGGTGTCGGTCGCGGCCTCGCTGATCCCGTTCCTTGAGAACGACGACGCGAACCGCGCTCTCATGGGCTCGAACATGCAGCGCCAGGCGGTGCCGCTCCTCCAGGCCGAAGCGCCGCTGGTGGGCACCGGCATGGAAGAGACGGTGGCCCGTGACTCGGGCGCCGCCATCGCGGCCCGCCGGCCGGGTGTCGTCGACCAGGTCGACGCGACCCGCATCGTCGTTCGCGTCATGGGCGACTTGAAGCCGGGTGAATCGGGCGTCGACATCTACACGCTGATGAAGTTCCAGCGCTCGAACCAGAACACCTGCATCAACCAGCGCCCGCTGGTGAAGGTCGGTGACACGGTCGACGCGGGCGAGATCATCGCCGACGGTCCGTCGACGCAGTTCGGTGAGCTCGCGCTCGGCCGCAACGTGCTCGTCGCGTTCATGCCGTGGAACGGCTACAACTACGAGGACTCGATCCTGATCTCCGAGCGGATCGTGAAGGACGACGTCTTCACGTCGATCCATATCGAAGAGTTCGAGGTCATGGCCCGCGACACCAAGCTCGGGCCGGAAGACATCACCCGCGACATCCCGAACGTCGGCGAGGAGGCGCTGCGCAACCTCGACGAAGCGGGCATCGTCTACATCGGCGCCGAGGTCGAACCGGGCGACATCCTGGTCGGCAAGATCACGCCGAAGGGCGAAAGCCCGATGACGCCGGAAGAAAAGCTTCTCCGCGCCATCTTCGGCGAAAAGGCGTCCGACGTCCGTGACACCTCGCTCCGCCTTCCGCCGGGCGTTGCCGGCACGGTGGTCGAAGTCCGCGTCTTTAACCGTCACGGCATCGACATCGATGACCGTACGCGGGCGATCCAGACCGAAGAGAAGGAGCGCCTGAAGAAGGACGCCGACGACGAGCGCGCGATCCTCAACCGCGCGACCTTCTCGCGCCTCAAGGAAATGCTGCTCGGCCAGACGGCGACGGCGGCTCCGAAAAGCATCAAGAAGGGATCGACGATCGACGATGCGGCGCTCGAGGCGACCGAGCGTCACGATTGGTGGAAGATCGCCGTCAAGGACGATGGCCGCCAGGCCGACATCGAAGCGCTGAAGGCGCAGTACGACGAAGCGGTCAACGTGATCACTGGGCGTTACCAGGACCGCGTCGGCAAGCTGGAAGCCGGCGACGAACTGCCGCCGGGCGTGCTCAAGATGGTCAAGGTCTTCGTCGCCGTGAAGCGCAAGCTTCAGCCGGGCGACAAGATGGCCGGCCGTCACGGGAACAAGGGCGTCATCAGCCGGATCTTGCCGATCGAGGACATGCCGTTCCTCGAAGACGGGACTCATGCCGATATCGTGCTTAACCCGCTGGGCGTGCCGAGCCGCATGAACGTCGGGCAGATCTTCGAAACGCACCTCGGCTGGGCATCGCGCGGTCTCGGCCGTCAGATCCAGGAGATGCTCGAAGGCATTCACGACCGCGGCAAGGATGTCGCCGGCAAGGATGCCAAGGAACTGCGGGCGAAGCTCAAGGACGTCTACGGCGACAATTATGCCGCCGAGATCGACGCCCGCGACGACAATGGCGTTCTGGAGCTGGCGTCGAACCTGACCGCGGGTGTCCCGATGGGAACGCCGGTGTTCGACGGCGCTCGTGAAGCCGACGTCAGCGCGATGCTGGAGAAGGCGGGGCTCAACACGTCGGGCCAGGTCACGCTCTACGACGGCCGCACGGGCAATCCGTTCGATCGGAAGGTGACCGTTGGCTACATCTACATGCTGAAGCTTCACCACCTTGTGGACGACAAGATCCACGCCCGTTCGATCGGACCGTACAGCCTCGTCACCCAGCAGCCGCTGGGCGGTAAGGCGCAGTTCGGCGGACAGCGCTTCGGCGAAATGGAGGTGTGGGCGCTGCAGGCTTACGGCGCTGCCTACACGCTTCAGGAAATGCTGACGGTGAAGTCGGACGACGTGATCGGCCGCACCAAGGTCTACGAAGCGATCGTCAAGGGCGACGACACCTTCGAAGCCGGCATTCCGGAGAGCTTCAACGTGCTCGTCAAGGAGATGCGCAGCCTCGGCCTCAACGTCGAGCTAGACAGCGTCGAAGACGAGGACGGCGAAGCGCCGACCGCACTGGCCGCAGAATAA